Genomic segment of Enterobacteriaceae endosymbiont of Neohaemonia nigricornis:
ATTTATAAAATAATTATAAATATTAAATATATTATTTAAAATTAAAATGTTAGTTAAATATAATGTTATTTATAAACATTATTATTTAAACATATGGATTATTATATCCTAACATATTTAATATATTGATTTCTTGAGATTCCATTTTTAAAGCATTATTATCATTATTATGATCAAAATTTAACAAATGCAAACTACTATGAATAATCAAATGCGCCCAATGTGCTTTTAATATTTTTTTTTGATTTAGTGCTTCTTGTTCTATAATTTGTTTACATAAAATAATATCCCCATAAATTTTTTTTGTATTATTTAAATCATTGTAAGGAAAACATAAAACATTAGTATATTTATTTTTTTTTAAATATTTTATATTTAATTGTTTTATATTTTGTTTTGTAACAATACTAATTGTAATATTAGCATCTTTTTTAAAGCTTTGAACAAATACTGTATATAACCAAATATTTATTTCACTTTTCATAGGCATATTTGTATTATTAATACAATTATGATAATAATTTAAAGTAATATAGTGCATATTATAAAAAATATATTAGAATTGAAAATTATTAATTTAATTAAATATTAATTATTTTGGTGTATAGACACTAAATTTCCATATAAAGTATATAAATAAAAATGATTTATTTTAATGTTTACAATTTTTCCAATACAATCTTTTGTGCTTTTAAAAAAAACTGTTCTATTATTTTCTGTTCTTCCGAAAAAATATTGATTATTTTGTGGTGCTATACCCTCTACTAAAATAGTTTGGATAGTATTTAACATTTTTGCACTAAATTTTTTTGTTTGTTTATTTATATGATATTGTATAAGATACAATCTTTGTTTTTTTTCTTTCATATCTATAGTATCTAACATTTTACTAGCAGGTGTACCAGGTCGAGAAGAATAAATAAAACTATAACTCATATCTATATCCATATCTAAAATTAATGTAATAGTTTTATTAATATCTTCTGTAGTTTCACCTGGAAAACCAACTATAAAATCAGAACTAATTTGCATATGTGGTCTAATATTTTTTATTTTTTCTAAAATATGTTTATACTCATTAA
This window contains:
- the ybeY gene encoding rRNA maturation RNase YbeY; translation: MHYITLNYYHNCINNTNMPMKSEINIWLYTVFVQSFKKDANITISIVTKQNIKQLNIKYLKKNKYTNVLCFPYNDLNNTKKIYGDIILCKQIIEQEALNQKKILKAHWAHLIIHSSLHLLNFDHNNDNNALKMESQEINILNMLGYNNPYV